The Cyclopterus lumpus isolate fCycLum1 chromosome 1, fCycLum1.pri, whole genome shotgun sequence sequence tgctgcattctggactagttgcaTAATCGtcctttatttaataaatgattaatgtaGCTTTAAACTATTGCCATCTATAGTCAACATGcataatacaatgtaaaaatgtccgtcatcacacctgttcaggttacacacacacacacacacacacacacacgcgcgcacgcgcacacgcacacgttgtgggttaataataatacatttctttatatagcacctttaaaaacagagtttacaaagtgctctacatataatcaaggtaaagtaaacatttcagaaaatatatgAGGCAATggacacaatagaggaatagaaaattacaaatacaaaataaagcagaacagacaaactaaaataggggaaactgcataaaaggacgatatcacttaaaagcagttctataaaaatgggttttaagaagtgatttaaaagaagctactgattctgctagtcttatcccctcaggtaggtcatTCCAAAGTcaaggggctctgatggcaaaagcacggccaccctttgatttaagccttgactttggaacggccagaagggccttgaagggccttaccggaggatctaaggctgcgagctggctcatatggggctaacatttcaatgatgtagcttggggccagacccaggcgcgctttaaaagtgagcagcaaaatctttaaatcaattctaaaacgaacagggagccagtggagagaggccaggactggagtcatgtgatgccgtctgttagaggccaggactggagtcatgtgatgccgtctgttagaggccaggactggagtcatgtgatgccgtctgttagaggccaggactggagtcatgtgatgccgtctgttagaggccaggactggagtcatgtgatgccgtctgttagaggccaggactggagtcatgtgatgccgtctgttagaggccaggactggagtcatgtgatgccgtctgttagaggccatgactggagtcatgtgatgccgtctgttagaggccatgactggagtcatgtgatgccgtctgttagatgCCATtcccctcacagcaaagaggtgcCGGACCTATCGTTACTGCGAGgccacatacctgtgtggtcctttgagacctcaAGTCCCTGAGGagtctaaagctccttttaccttaattatttatgataattaggattaatattttgaatgggatCCTATGGagaaaatcttcaaatccgcttaaacttgttcaactttaaaagcttaCAATATCGGCGTACTTTAAAGATGCCATtcccctcacagcaaagaggtgcCGGACCTATCGTTACTGCGAGgccacatacctgtgtggtcctttgagacctcaAGTCCCTGAGGagtctaaagctccttttaccttaattatttatgataattaggattaatattttgaatgggatCCTATGGagaaaatcttcaaatccgcttaaacttgttcaactttaaaagcttaCAATATCGGCGTACTTTAAAGATGCCATtcccctcacagcaaagaggtgcCGGACCTATCGTTACTGCGAGgccacatacctgtgtggtcctttgagacctcaAGTCCCTGAGGagtctaaagctccttttaccttaattatttatgataattaggattaatattttgaatgggatCCTATGGagaaaatcttcaaatccgcttaaacttgttcaactttaaaagcttaCAATATCGGCGTACTTTAAAGATGCCATtcccctcacagcaaagaggtgcCGGACCTATCGTTACTGCGAGgccacatacctgtgtggtcctttgagacctcaAGTCCCTGAGGAGgctaaagctccttttaccttaattatttatgataattaggattaatattttgaatgggatCCTATGGagaaaatcttcaaatccgcttaaacttgttcaactttaaaagcttaCAATATCGGCGTACTTTAAAGATGCCATtcccctcacagcaaagaggtgcCGGACCTATCGTTACTGCGAGgccacatacctgtgtggtcctttgagacctcaAGTCCCTGAGGAGgctaaagctccttttaccttaattatttatgataattaggattaatattttgaatgggatCCTATGGagaaaatcttcaaatccgcttaaacttgttcaactttaaaagcttGCAATATCGGCGTACTTTAAAGATGCCATtcccctcacagcaaagaggtgcCGGACCTATCGTTACTGCGAGgccacatacctgtgtggtcctttgagacctcaAGTCCCTGAGGAGgctaaagctccttttaccttaattatttatgataattaggattaatattttgaatgggatCCTATGGagaaaatcttcaaatccgcttaaacttgtttAACTTTAAAAGCTTACAATATCGGCGTACTTTAAAGATGCCATtcccctcacagcaaagaggtgcCGGACCTATCGTTACTGCGAGgccacatacctgtgtggtcctttgagacctgTCCTGAGGACCAGGGACTAGTACTGGCGGGCggatctgcagcagcaggtaaaCGGCTTGACCACAGCTCTAAAAAACCTTTTGAGACAGCTGCTCTTTGCTTTCACCAGATATGTTTTTAGGGTCTGAATCACAAGCTGGTCAAATTCCTCTTTCTTCAACAGCAGATACCTCTGCACCCACTCTGCATCCCCCATCAACGTGCACAGGTCCTTGTGCACGGCCCTGGCAATCTTTTCAATGTGGTGAGATTTAGGTTGGACAGCAATGTTAATTGTTTGCATGTCCACCCAGAGCTTCTGGTACAAGGTCCTAGTCATGACTTCCATGTCCTCCGGGGAAATTCTCGTTACTGAGTCTTTCACAATACTCAATATCAACTGTGTCACCAGAAGATAACAGCTCAGTTCATCCCATTTATGAGCTGGTGGTGCATCAACGGGTGCATCAAGGATCTGAGGTGCATCAACAGGTGCATCAAGGATCTGAGGTGCATCAACAGGTGCATCAAGGATCTGAGGTGCATCAACAGGTGCATCAATGATCTGATGTGCATCAACGGGTGCATCAATGATCTGATGTGCATCGTCAACGATCTGAGGCCAGGGATTAAACTCATAGGCCAAATCGCTTGGCACACTCCTAAAGCCTCTGAGCACCTTTTTGGGTCTCAACAAAATGGAGGGCAGACTCAGACGAGACCCAAAGTCTCTGTGTCGTTCTCCAGGGCTCTCCAACTTAAAGTCTCTGCCCCTTTGATAACCCAAATTACTGGGCGCACTGCTGGGCCTTGTGATGGGCTCATTTGGGCTCAACAGCACCGAGGGCAAACTGAGTTGAGACCCAAAGTCTCTGTGCCTCGGGCCAAAGCTCTCAAAACTGAGCTCCGGCAAAATAGAGATTGTGCTACTCTCAACAACCGGGGACCACACGTTACccatttaaaaatcaataaaaataccaaCAATAGTGTTtaaagcactttttaaaatgacctTGTCGTGTGAAGATCCGTGCAAAATAACTATTTAGCACTTTTTAAGATGACCTTGTCGTGTGAAGATCCGTGCAAAATAACTATTTAGCACTTTTTAAGATGACCTTGTCGTGTGAAGATCCGTGCAAAATAACTATTTAGCACTTTTTAAGATGACCTTGTCGTGTGAAGATCCGTGCAAAATAACTATTTAGCACTTTTGATGAAGATATGTGCAAAATAACTATTTAGCACTTGTTAAGATGACCTTGTCAAGTGAAGATCCGTGCAAAATAACTATTTAGCACTTTTTAAGACGACgtgaagaaataaaatgcagtggACAGAcagatgtatttatatatatagagagagagagagagagaactgtgcACGGCTTTCGACATGAAGTGACGTCGGACAACATGACGCATCAAAGCCAAAAAAAACTGACGTCACAGTCCGATgacgaaaaaaaaagagaaaaagaacacgactgctaagctagctagctagctaacgttagctgtctAAACAAAAGCTACTTTGTAGTTATCCTACCtggtgtttagtgttgtgtacACACGTGAGAGTAAACTGAAGATTAGAGAGGCTCACCCGGCGatggtgaagaggaagagcgcTATGGCGGGTCCGAAGGCTATGAAAGAGCCGAAGAACACCGAGGCCGTCATCGTCATGGTGACGCGAGCCGCCTTGTGTCGGCTCCGTAAACAAAGGTGTGttttacagctgtttgtgtctaCATGTTCAGTAATGGCGACCCGCTATTGTTATTGGTTTATCTCCGGGTCCGCTCTGCTTCCTGCAGCGTGTCTTCTCGTGACGTCACATTACTCCTTCTGTAATTTAATGGCGGACTACAAACCCGTGTTAACGGTTGCATGACGCCCCCTGCTGTCCGGCACCGTGTAACAGCATGGGTTTAGGACTGGTTTGTCATTAAAGAATTATTGctaattttgttgttgttgctagtCTAAATAATAACagtgatcattattattattataatgataataataatatttattattttcatgacTCTATAAAGAAGTTATATTCTGGATATTAAACCTCCATTGTCATGCTCTTCCGCCAGTCTTCGGTCGCCTTCTCCTGCAAAGAGAACAATGAGCTAAGAGAACaatgagcaaagagaacattgaGTAAAGAGAACATTGAGCGGCTCCAGGTGGTTGTCTTCGTGATCCAAAGTCTACTTTCAGAGATGAAACCACAGCAATCAGGGGAGTCCTTTAAGTGTTGTGGTCTGATGTGAAGTCTGGAAGCACCCACCTCCTCTTTGACCTCCTTCTTGACCTGCTTCAGGTTGCCCCTCAGATCCATGGACCAGCAGAGCGGCCAGTATGGCGCCGGCCGACATCTGCACCCGCTTCAGGACCGGCTTCTTGAGCCTTCAGGTCCTGGACCTTGATGTTCAGGTCCTCGATCTGACAGTGGTGACAGTTACTCAAACcgatacgcacacacacacacatatatatatagatatagatatatacacacacacacacatatatatatatatagatatatacatacacacacataacgtgACGTAACAATGCAATGTAaccatgtaatgtaacaacgtaatgtaacaatgcaacttaacaacgtaatgtaacaaagtaatgtaacaacgtGGACTCTGTTATACTGAATCACGTAGCAGCGTTGTACTACATCCACATTCAACGTATCCGTAGTTTGCAGAAAGGCACATGTTCCACAAATAAATTCAGACTGGATATTTACAGGGCCCCAGAGGATGAACACCAGCCTGGAGAGTTACAGGATCCAGACGTATGCCGAGTACGTCAAGGGCAAGCATCAGAACAAGGAGAAGCTCGGCCAGACGCCCAAATCTTGGGGGGAGGACGGCTGGAGGAAGCCTCACTACGCCTCAGCTACTTCTGCTGCTACTTTTGGATACCCCCGGTACACCCGCGCTGCATTATAAACCTAACAATCTGTGTATTTACCTTCTGCATGTATGCACGtatgacttgtttgtttttattctaggGGTCTGCGGAAACGCAGCATCAGTCCCGTTCAGGGTTCCGCAGATGCGCCGGTCACAGACGGCTGGAGTAACTACTCGTACCCGGATAGCGCAGGCAGCAAGAAGATGAAAACGGATGGTGTGTACTCTGCGTGTTCCCACACAGCCGACGGCTTTAGAGATTCAATGTGCTCTGGGTGACAAACATAGCTGGAGACgtttacaaaatgtacatttggaTAACTTTGTAGCTGTCGTCATTTGAGCCTGAAATCATCGTATTTTACAAAAACAAGTTTCTTCcagttgtgatttttttttttttttctttatctgtaaATGTTCCTTTGCTTTGTCAATTATAACCCACCggtccttttttattatttcctccCCCATAGGTCTTTGTTTTAAAGTTACTTGGTGTTACATGGAGTGCATCCCTTCTCGCCAAGTAAAAGCTCATAAGGTGTATAAAGAGGACTAATTTAGCTTGTCATTGTGTTTCCTAGACAAAAGTGGACAGGCGAATGCAGAGGCCATCGAGAGCAAGACACGTATATATAcaactgtgtatgtgtatatacacatacacacagtgtgtgtgtgtgtgtgtatgtatatgtacagacTGACTGAGAAGCTTTGAAAAGTGAACTGTGTTGAGAAATGTGTAAGTATAAAAACTGCCAGTATTTGGGTGTTTACATTTACTaaattgaagaaagaaaacagaatacacaaatgtttaatgcaaattataaaaacaaactttCTTTTTCCTGAAATATAAAGACGTATAACAATCTATTCAAGTAATATCTAAAAACAGTGTGGACATTTTTACAGGCCGGAAGAAAAACAGATTACGTTATTTTACAAGTGACTTGTTGAATCTGCTCagtttacagtaaatacatgtatttattttagtagTACGGTTGTCTAGAGGTTACACTCCTGTTCGACAAGCTGGGGGAAGGGAAGCCACAGAACCACGTGTATGACCGAAgtattttaaaactttaaaatctTTACGTAAACATTCATACAGCGACAGAaagatgcttttttaaattttttataaaAAGGGAGTCTTTACGTAGTGCAGTCGCAGAGTGAAGTCTGACCCGGACAGTGTAAAGTCACGTCTCCGCTGTGATGACCAGTCACCAGCGTACCTCCTTCCCCCCATCGAGCGAGCTGCCAGCCGTCGCCGCCGGGCGCCACCGTCCTCGAGGCGCCCCGGCGCCCGAGctcccacacgcacacgcagccGCTCTGACTCAGGCCCACCACGCTGGAGCCGCCAACGTCGGCCTCGCACAGCCTGAAGGTC is a genomic window containing:
- the LOC117728649 gene encoding uncharacterized protein LOC117728649, with translation MRKMTRSGSPAMVKRKSAMAGPKAMKEPKNTEAVIVMVTRAALCRLRKQRLPLRSMDQQSGQYGAGRHLHPLQDRLLEPSGPQRMNTSLESYRIQTYAEYVKGKHQNKEKLGQTPKSWGEDGWRKPHYASATSAATFGYPRGLRKRSISPVQGSADAPVTDGWSNYSYPDSAGSKKMKTDGVYSACSHTADGFRDSMCSG